One window of Triplophysa rosa linkage group LG10, Trosa_1v2, whole genome shotgun sequence genomic DNA carries:
- the zgc:172076 gene encoding zgc:172076, which translates to MWKREKMWMIKPPTEHPKECKYRPVLESLLPRDPMSRFNLKRSSPKEEFPNLDRNYTLMGGILDLHMYTRQFNRATESGVIFDDVIRPGLEDTGLPNGPKSVGCLAGDAQSYILFCDFFDRIIESYHGYRVTSDAVQESDFNYDNLKGGDYFDEDYVVSCEVSAGRAVDDFCFPVHCSRGERRHLLALAKTVLEQLSEDLPGKFYSIEELSCESEDRRVVMDSPPSSLIKTGVARDWPDGRALWLSKDGSLAIWVNMEEHLKLVSFRSDGNLQEAFKCVCINLMKTEILYKKLRHPFIWKHHLGWVVSSPAEVGTGLKTSVTVKLLHLTENKRLEDILDRLRLRMEETGCPGIYNISNLQTIGFNEVELTQLVVDGVKLLIRMEKRLENNSSIEDLVPTKK; encoded by the exons ATgtggaagagagagaaaatgtggATGATCAAAC CACCTACTGAGCACCCAAAGGAGTGTAAATACAGGCCTGTGCTGGAG AGTTTGCTTCCACGTGATCCCATGAGCAGGTTCAATCTCAAGAGATCTTCTCCTAAAGAAGAGTTTCCCAACCTGGACAGAAACTACACACTCATGGGTGGCATCCTTGACCTGCACATGTACACACGTCAATTCAACCGGGCCACTGAAAGCGGAGTCATTTTTGATGATGTCATACGTCCTGGTCTTGAGGATACAG GGCTTCCCAATGGACCGAAGTCAGTAGGCTGTTTAGCAGGCGATGCTCAGTCATACATACTCTTCTGTGACTTCTTTGACCGCATTATTGAATCCTATCATGGCTACAGGGTCACCAGTGACGCAGTGCAAGAGAGTGACTTCAACTATGATAACCTTAAG GGAGGTGATTATTTTGATGAAGATTATGTGGTGAGCTGTGAGGTGAGTGCAGGTCGTGCTGTTGATGACTTCTGTTTCCCTGTACACTGCAGCCGAGGGGAGCGCAGACACCTCCTCGCATTGGCCAAAACAG tTTTGGAGCAGCTGAGTGAAGATCTCCCAGGAAAGTTTTACTCTATAGAAGAACTGAGCTGTGAAAGTGAAGACCGCAGGGTTGTTATGGACTCTCCACCCTCTTCCCTGATAAAGACCGGCGTGGCACGGGATTGGCCTGATGGTCGGGCCCTGTG GTTGAGTAAGGACGGATCTCTGGCCATTTGGGTAAACATGGAGGAGCATCTGAAGCTGGTGTCATTCAGAAGTGATGGGAACCTACAAGAGGCTTTCAAATGTGTCTGCATCAATCTGATGAAG ACTGAGATACTGTATAAGAAACTGAGACATCCATTCATCTGGAAACATCACCTGGGCTGGGTGGTCAGTTCACCTGCTGAGGTGGGAACAGGACTAAAGACTTCCGTCACCGTCAAACTGCTGCACCTCACTGAGAACAAACGGCTGGAGGACATCCTGGACAGACTGAGACTCCGAATGGAAGAAACTG GCTGTCCGGGCATTTACAATATCAGCAATCTGCAGACTATCGGTTTCAATGAAGTGGAGCTGACGCAGCTAGTGGTGGATGGTGTCAAACTTCTCATCCGAATGGAGAAGAGGCTGGAAAACAACAGCAGCATTGAAGACCTGGTGCCTACAAAGAAATAA
- the traf5 gene encoding TNF receptor-associated factor 5 isoform X1, whose product MQVWSTTSGLMAAEVKECPEFSWQNSQELESFLSDLKICFVMRLEQQFVCPSCSGLVLNPHQTGCGHIFCAQCIRTYVENGEVSKCPLDNISIKSEEIFQDNCCKRELRNLEVYCTNAPDCTQRIPLCNLQDHLKACPYEHLKCSNSGCTDVLLRKNLLEHQRNVCSLRLEPCEHCGQSYPVSKLLDHQKTSCPEVEVQCSNKCPQMIKRHKLQAHADECPEVETDCVYKSYGCTVRGKREKVHAHENTEFSSHVRLVLANNCKLEKQMEQLQQDMLVQQGTLKDHSLVLGSLDRNISLCDSTLTTLQRSVEEQSLRICSMQHELEDLRGVLGSELHDELPSLRASLDSLRQQVAVTESLREHLGVLEQTCQRHTHLLDIHLEQLQFNEQRFHQLESTTFDGKLIWKVRDYWRWKEAGTPVNSMPFYTSRSGYKLSIRAYLGGDSSGRGTYLSLYVMIMRGDFDSLLPWPFCQNITLTLLDQSGSRNHASSTFTPDAISDSFCRPTSDSNVATGFPRFISHSDLEIPRNAVYVRDDTLFIKAKVDTTGLEDL is encoded by the exons GTTTGTCCATCCTGCAGTGGGCTAGTGTTAAACCCTCACCAGACGGGCTGTGGACACATCTTCTGTGCCCAGTGTATCAGGACATATGT GGAAAATGGAGAAGTTTCAAAATGTCCTTTAGACAACATTTCTATAAAATCTGAGGAG ATCTTTCAAGACAACTGCTGTAAAAGAGAACTTCGGAACTTAGAGGTTTACTGCACCAACGCCCCAGACTGCACACAGAGGATACCTTTATGTAATCTGCAG GATCATCTGAAAGCTTGTCCCTACGAGCATCTTAAATGTTCAAACTCAGGTTGCACTGATGTCCTGTTACGTAAAAACCTGTTGGAACATCAGAGGAACGTCTGTTCCCTCCGGCTGGAGCCCTGCGAACACTGCGGGCAGTCGTATCCTGTATCCAAGCTTTTG GACCATCAGAAGACCTCATGCCCAGAAGTTGAGGTCCAGTGTTCCAACAAGTGTCCACAGATGATCAAAAGACACAAG CTGCAGGCGCATGCAGACGAGTGTCCTGAAGTGGAGACAGATTGTGTCTATAAAAGCTATGGCTGTACAGTCAGA GGCAAAAGAGAGAAAGTGCACGCTCATGAAAACACTGAGTTCAGCTCACACGTTCGGCTTGTGCTGGCAAATAACTGCAAACTTGAGAAACAG ATGGAGCAGTTGCAGCAGGACATGCTGGTCCAACAAGGGACATTAAAGGACCATAGTCTGGTGCTCGGTAGTCTGGACAGGAATATCAGCTTGTGTGACAGCACACTGACTACCTTACAG AGGTCTGTGGAAGAGCAGAGTTTGCGCATCTGCAGCATGCAGCATGAACTTGAAGATCTGCGGGGTGTTCTGGGGTCCGAACTGCATGACGAGCTCCCATCTCTCCGAGCATCACTGGACTCCCTCAGACAGCAGGTGGCTGTCACAGAAAGCCTCAGGGAACACCTTG GTGTATTGGAGCAGACATGTCAACGTCACACCCATTTGTTAGACATCCACCTGGAACAGCTACAGTTTAATGAGCAGCGGTTTCACCAGCTTGAATCCACCACCTTCGATGGCAAACTCATTTGGAAAGTCCGTGACTACTGGCGGTGGAAAGAAGCCGGCACCCCCGTCAACTCGATGCCCTTTTACACCAGCCGTAGCGGCTACAAGCTCAGTATCCGGGCATACCTTGGAGGAGACAGCTCGGGGAGAGGCACCTATCTGTCGCTCTATGTCATGATAATGCGTGGAGACTTCGACTCCCTTTTACCGTGGCCGTTCTGCCAAAACATCACTTTAACATTACTAGACCAAAGCGGTTCAAGAAACCACGCGAGCAGTACATTTACGCCTGATGCCATAAGCGACAGCTTTTGCCGTCCGACATCTGATAGCAATGTGGCTACAGGGTTCCCACGATTCATCTCCCACAGTGATCTTGAAATCCCCCGTAATGCTGTTTATGTGAGAGATGACACACTGTTCATCAAAGCCAAGGTGGACACAACAGGATTAGAGGACCTGtag
- the traf5 gene encoding TNF receptor-associated factor 5 isoform X2 gives MAAEVKECPEFSWQNSQELESFLSDLKICFVMRLEQQFVCPSCSGLVLNPHQTGCGHIFCAQCIRTYVENGEVSKCPLDNISIKSEEIFQDNCCKRELRNLEVYCTNAPDCTQRIPLCNLQDHLKACPYEHLKCSNSGCTDVLLRKNLLEHQRNVCSLRLEPCEHCGQSYPVSKLLDHQKTSCPEVEVQCSNKCPQMIKRHKLQAHADECPEVETDCVYKSYGCTVRGKREKVHAHENTEFSSHVRLVLANNCKLEKQMEQLQQDMLVQQGTLKDHSLVLGSLDRNISLCDSTLTTLQRSVEEQSLRICSMQHELEDLRGVLGSELHDELPSLRASLDSLRQQVAVTESLREHLGVLEQTCQRHTHLLDIHLEQLQFNEQRFHQLESTTFDGKLIWKVRDYWRWKEAGTPVNSMPFYTSRSGYKLSIRAYLGGDSSGRGTYLSLYVMIMRGDFDSLLPWPFCQNITLTLLDQSGSRNHASSTFTPDAISDSFCRPTSDSNVATGFPRFISHSDLEIPRNAVYVRDDTLFIKAKVDTTGLEDL, from the exons GTTTGTCCATCCTGCAGTGGGCTAGTGTTAAACCCTCACCAGACGGGCTGTGGACACATCTTCTGTGCCCAGTGTATCAGGACATATGT GGAAAATGGAGAAGTTTCAAAATGTCCTTTAGACAACATTTCTATAAAATCTGAGGAG ATCTTTCAAGACAACTGCTGTAAAAGAGAACTTCGGAACTTAGAGGTTTACTGCACCAACGCCCCAGACTGCACACAGAGGATACCTTTATGTAATCTGCAG GATCATCTGAAAGCTTGTCCCTACGAGCATCTTAAATGTTCAAACTCAGGTTGCACTGATGTCCTGTTACGTAAAAACCTGTTGGAACATCAGAGGAACGTCTGTTCCCTCCGGCTGGAGCCCTGCGAACACTGCGGGCAGTCGTATCCTGTATCCAAGCTTTTG GACCATCAGAAGACCTCATGCCCAGAAGTTGAGGTCCAGTGTTCCAACAAGTGTCCACAGATGATCAAAAGACACAAG CTGCAGGCGCATGCAGACGAGTGTCCTGAAGTGGAGACAGATTGTGTCTATAAAAGCTATGGCTGTACAGTCAGA GGCAAAAGAGAGAAAGTGCACGCTCATGAAAACACTGAGTTCAGCTCACACGTTCGGCTTGTGCTGGCAAATAACTGCAAACTTGAGAAACAG ATGGAGCAGTTGCAGCAGGACATGCTGGTCCAACAAGGGACATTAAAGGACCATAGTCTGGTGCTCGGTAGTCTGGACAGGAATATCAGCTTGTGTGACAGCACACTGACTACCTTACAG AGGTCTGTGGAAGAGCAGAGTTTGCGCATCTGCAGCATGCAGCATGAACTTGAAGATCTGCGGGGTGTTCTGGGGTCCGAACTGCATGACGAGCTCCCATCTCTCCGAGCATCACTGGACTCCCTCAGACAGCAGGTGGCTGTCACAGAAAGCCTCAGGGAACACCTTG GTGTATTGGAGCAGACATGTCAACGTCACACCCATTTGTTAGACATCCACCTGGAACAGCTACAGTTTAATGAGCAGCGGTTTCACCAGCTTGAATCCACCACCTTCGATGGCAAACTCATTTGGAAAGTCCGTGACTACTGGCGGTGGAAAGAAGCCGGCACCCCCGTCAACTCGATGCCCTTTTACACCAGCCGTAGCGGCTACAAGCTCAGTATCCGGGCATACCTTGGAGGAGACAGCTCGGGGAGAGGCACCTATCTGTCGCTCTATGTCATGATAATGCGTGGAGACTTCGACTCCCTTTTACCGTGGCCGTTCTGCCAAAACATCACTTTAACATTACTAGACCAAAGCGGTTCAAGAAACCACGCGAGCAGTACATTTACGCCTGATGCCATAAGCGACAGCTTTTGCCGTCCGACATCTGATAGCAATGTGGCTACAGGGTTCCCACGATTCATCTCCCACAGTGATCTTGAAATCCCCCGTAATGCTGTTTATGTGAGAGATGACACACTGTTCATCAAAGCCAAGGTGGACACAACAGGATTAGAGGACCTGtag
- the traf5 gene encoding TNF receptor-associated factor 5 isoform X4: MQVWSTTSGLMAAEVKECPEFSWQNSQELESFLSDLKICFVMRLEQQFVCPSCSGLVLNPHQTGCGHIFCAQCIRTYVENGEVSKCPLDNISIKSEEIFQDNCCKRELRNLEVYCTNAPDCTQRIPLCNLQDHLKACPYEHLKCSNSGCTDVLLRKNLLEHQRNVCSLRLEPCEHCGQSYPVSKLLDHQKTSCPEVEVQCSNKCPQMIKRHKMEQLQQDMLVQQGTLKDHSLVLGSLDRNISLCDSTLTTLQRSVEEQSLRICSMQHELEDLRGVLGSELHDELPSLRASLDSLRQQVAVTESLREHLGVLEQTCQRHTHLLDIHLEQLQFNEQRFHQLESTTFDGKLIWKVRDYWRWKEAGTPVNSMPFYTSRSGYKLSIRAYLGGDSSGRGTYLSLYVMIMRGDFDSLLPWPFCQNITLTLLDQSGSRNHASSTFTPDAISDSFCRPTSDSNVATGFPRFISHSDLEIPRNAVYVRDDTLFIKAKVDTTGLEDL; encoded by the exons GTTTGTCCATCCTGCAGTGGGCTAGTGTTAAACCCTCACCAGACGGGCTGTGGACACATCTTCTGTGCCCAGTGTATCAGGACATATGT GGAAAATGGAGAAGTTTCAAAATGTCCTTTAGACAACATTTCTATAAAATCTGAGGAG ATCTTTCAAGACAACTGCTGTAAAAGAGAACTTCGGAACTTAGAGGTTTACTGCACCAACGCCCCAGACTGCACACAGAGGATACCTTTATGTAATCTGCAG GATCATCTGAAAGCTTGTCCCTACGAGCATCTTAAATGTTCAAACTCAGGTTGCACTGATGTCCTGTTACGTAAAAACCTGTTGGAACATCAGAGGAACGTCTGTTCCCTCCGGCTGGAGCCCTGCGAACACTGCGGGCAGTCGTATCCTGTATCCAAGCTTTTG GACCATCAGAAGACCTCATGCCCAGAAGTTGAGGTCCAGTGTTCCAACAAGTGTCCACAGATGATCAAAAGACACAAG ATGGAGCAGTTGCAGCAGGACATGCTGGTCCAACAAGGGACATTAAAGGACCATAGTCTGGTGCTCGGTAGTCTGGACAGGAATATCAGCTTGTGTGACAGCACACTGACTACCTTACAG AGGTCTGTGGAAGAGCAGAGTTTGCGCATCTGCAGCATGCAGCATGAACTTGAAGATCTGCGGGGTGTTCTGGGGTCCGAACTGCATGACGAGCTCCCATCTCTCCGAGCATCACTGGACTCCCTCAGACAGCAGGTGGCTGTCACAGAAAGCCTCAGGGAACACCTTG GTGTATTGGAGCAGACATGTCAACGTCACACCCATTTGTTAGACATCCACCTGGAACAGCTACAGTTTAATGAGCAGCGGTTTCACCAGCTTGAATCCACCACCTTCGATGGCAAACTCATTTGGAAAGTCCGTGACTACTGGCGGTGGAAAGAAGCCGGCACCCCCGTCAACTCGATGCCCTTTTACACCAGCCGTAGCGGCTACAAGCTCAGTATCCGGGCATACCTTGGAGGAGACAGCTCGGGGAGAGGCACCTATCTGTCGCTCTATGTCATGATAATGCGTGGAGACTTCGACTCCCTTTTACCGTGGCCGTTCTGCCAAAACATCACTTTAACATTACTAGACCAAAGCGGTTCAAGAAACCACGCGAGCAGTACATTTACGCCTGATGCCATAAGCGACAGCTTTTGCCGTCCGACATCTGATAGCAATGTGGCTACAGGGTTCCCACGATTCATCTCCCACAGTGATCTTGAAATCCCCCGTAATGCTGTTTATGTGAGAGATGACACACTGTTCATCAAAGCCAAGGTGGACACAACAGGATTAGAGGACCTGtag
- the traf5 gene encoding TNF receptor-associated factor 5 isoform X3 produces the protein MQVWSTTSGLMAAEVKECPEFSWQNSQELESFLSDLKICFVMRLEQQFVCPSCSGLVLNPHQTGCGHIFCAQCIRTYVENGEVSKCPLDNISIKSEEIFQDNCCKRELRNLEVYCTNAPDCTQRIPLCNLQDHLKACPYEHLKCSNSGCTDVLLRKNLLEHQRNVCSLRLEPCEHCGQSYPVSKLLDHQKTSCPEVEVQCSNKCPQMIKRHKLQAHADECPEVETDCVYKSYGCTVRMEQLQQDMLVQQGTLKDHSLVLGSLDRNISLCDSTLTTLQRSVEEQSLRICSMQHELEDLRGVLGSELHDELPSLRASLDSLRQQVAVTESLREHLGVLEQTCQRHTHLLDIHLEQLQFNEQRFHQLESTTFDGKLIWKVRDYWRWKEAGTPVNSMPFYTSRSGYKLSIRAYLGGDSSGRGTYLSLYVMIMRGDFDSLLPWPFCQNITLTLLDQSGSRNHASSTFTPDAISDSFCRPTSDSNVATGFPRFISHSDLEIPRNAVYVRDDTLFIKAKVDTTGLEDL, from the exons GTTTGTCCATCCTGCAGTGGGCTAGTGTTAAACCCTCACCAGACGGGCTGTGGACACATCTTCTGTGCCCAGTGTATCAGGACATATGT GGAAAATGGAGAAGTTTCAAAATGTCCTTTAGACAACATTTCTATAAAATCTGAGGAG ATCTTTCAAGACAACTGCTGTAAAAGAGAACTTCGGAACTTAGAGGTTTACTGCACCAACGCCCCAGACTGCACACAGAGGATACCTTTATGTAATCTGCAG GATCATCTGAAAGCTTGTCCCTACGAGCATCTTAAATGTTCAAACTCAGGTTGCACTGATGTCCTGTTACGTAAAAACCTGTTGGAACATCAGAGGAACGTCTGTTCCCTCCGGCTGGAGCCCTGCGAACACTGCGGGCAGTCGTATCCTGTATCCAAGCTTTTG GACCATCAGAAGACCTCATGCCCAGAAGTTGAGGTCCAGTGTTCCAACAAGTGTCCACAGATGATCAAAAGACACAAG CTGCAGGCGCATGCAGACGAGTGTCCTGAAGTGGAGACAGATTGTGTCTATAAAAGCTATGGCTGTACAGTCAGA ATGGAGCAGTTGCAGCAGGACATGCTGGTCCAACAAGGGACATTAAAGGACCATAGTCTGGTGCTCGGTAGTCTGGACAGGAATATCAGCTTGTGTGACAGCACACTGACTACCTTACAG AGGTCTGTGGAAGAGCAGAGTTTGCGCATCTGCAGCATGCAGCATGAACTTGAAGATCTGCGGGGTGTTCTGGGGTCCGAACTGCATGACGAGCTCCCATCTCTCCGAGCATCACTGGACTCCCTCAGACAGCAGGTGGCTGTCACAGAAAGCCTCAGGGAACACCTTG GTGTATTGGAGCAGACATGTCAACGTCACACCCATTTGTTAGACATCCACCTGGAACAGCTACAGTTTAATGAGCAGCGGTTTCACCAGCTTGAATCCACCACCTTCGATGGCAAACTCATTTGGAAAGTCCGTGACTACTGGCGGTGGAAAGAAGCCGGCACCCCCGTCAACTCGATGCCCTTTTACACCAGCCGTAGCGGCTACAAGCTCAGTATCCGGGCATACCTTGGAGGAGACAGCTCGGGGAGAGGCACCTATCTGTCGCTCTATGTCATGATAATGCGTGGAGACTTCGACTCCCTTTTACCGTGGCCGTTCTGCCAAAACATCACTTTAACATTACTAGACCAAAGCGGTTCAAGAAACCACGCGAGCAGTACATTTACGCCTGATGCCATAAGCGACAGCTTTTGCCGTCCGACATCTGATAGCAATGTGGCTACAGGGTTCCCACGATTCATCTCCCACAGTGATCTTGAAATCCCCCGTAATGCTGTTTATGTGAGAGATGACACACTGTTCATCAAAGCCAAGGTGGACACAACAGGATTAGAGGACCTGtag